A window from Kovacikia minuta CCNUW1 encodes these proteins:
- the scpB gene encoding SMC-Scp complex subunit ScpB, with amino-acid sequence MSRLASTIEAILYLKAQALTVSEIAEFAGCDREAAEEGLIQLMADYAHRDSALEVVETPNGYSLQLREAFHHLVQTLIPADLGVGALRTLAAIALKGPISQTELVDLRGSGAYQHVQELVEFGFVRKRRQSDGRSYWLQVTDKFHQYFQLHQFPQELSQLMKSK; translated from the coding sequence ATGTCTCGTCTCGCCAGCACCATCGAAGCCATCCTCTATCTCAAAGCACAAGCCCTGACCGTATCAGAAATTGCTGAATTCGCTGGTTGCGATCGGGAAGCGGCTGAAGAAGGGTTGATTCAACTAATGGCAGATTACGCCCACCGTGATAGTGCCCTGGAAGTGGTAGAAACCCCCAACGGTTATAGCTTGCAACTGCGAGAAGCCTTTCATCATCTGGTGCAGACCCTGATCCCGGCAGATCTGGGCGTGGGTGCGCTGCGGACATTGGCAGCGATCGCCCTCAAGGGTCCCATTTCCCAAACAGAATTGGTCGATTTACGGGGTTCTGGTGCTTACCAGCATGTGCAAGAACTGGTGGAATTTGGCTTTGTTCGTAAGCGCAGACAATCCGATGGTCGCTCCTACTGGCTTCAGGTCACGGACAAATTCCACCAATATTTCCAGCTCCACCAATTTCCCCAGGAATTGAGCCAGTTGATGAAATCAAAATGA
- the ccmA gene encoding heme ABC exporter ATP-binding protein CcmA has product MGPAVSLQNVYKHYNKIPVVSDLSIEIQAGEMFGLLGPNGAGKSTTIRMLTTLTQPSQGQIQVAGYNVVSQRFQVKQQIGVVLQQTSVDNDLTVWENMEFHGRLHHIPQSQRQQNIDRWLDYVELSDRRDAAVKTLSGGMKRRLQIARALLHQPKILFLDEPTVGLDPQTRRRLWEIIRDLNKQGMTILLTTHYMDEVEYLCNRIGIMDAGKLIELGTLQEFRQKHGEGLVMKQMQDRWDYKFFPTLEAANTFLDQQPDKTGMMVRPSNLEDIFVELTGRNLD; this is encoded by the coding sequence ATGGGTCCGGCTGTTTCTCTGCAAAACGTCTACAAGCACTACAACAAAATTCCTGTCGTCAGTGACCTTTCGATTGAAATCCAGGCAGGGGAAATGTTCGGTCTTTTGGGTCCAAATGGGGCAGGCAAATCGACAACCATTCGGATGTTGACCACCCTGACCCAACCCTCCCAGGGGCAGATTCAGGTGGCGGGTTATAACGTTGTTAGCCAGCGTTTTCAGGTCAAGCAACAAATTGGAGTGGTTTTGCAACAAACTAGTGTAGACAACGATCTCACGGTTTGGGAGAATATGGAGTTTCATGGCAGACTCCACCATATTCCCCAGTCACAACGCCAGCAGAACATCGATCGCTGGTTAGACTACGTAGAACTCTCAGACCGCCGAGACGCTGCCGTCAAAACCCTTTCTGGCGGGATGAAACGTCGCTTGCAGATTGCCAGGGCACTGCTCCACCAACCCAAAATCCTGTTTTTGGACGAACCCACCGTGGGGCTAGACCCACAAACCCGCCGTCGCCTCTGGGAAATCATCCGCGACCTGAACAAACAGGGCATGACGATCCTACTCACGACCCACTACATGGATGAGGTGGAATACCTGTGTAACCGGATCGGCATTATGGATGCGGGCAAGCTAATTGAGCTGGGCACCCTTCAGGAATTTCGCCAGAAGCATGGGGAAGGCTTAGTGATGAAGCAAATGCAGGACCGCTGGGACTACAAATTTTTCCCAACTCTGGAAGCGGCAAATACCTTCCTCGATCAACAGCCCGATAAAACCGGCATGATGGTTAGACCATCCAATCTGGAAGACATTTTTGTTGAGTTGACGGGAAGAAACCTGGACTAA
- the ypfJ gene encoding KPN_02809 family neutral zinc metallopeptidase, translating into MKWEFGRRSENVEDQRGSRGVSGPVVGGGIGAIVLAVIVTLLGGDPNVIFEQGAPPSQAPSTNAPQSSSPPANDKMKEFVSVVLADTEDTWSDLFRRMGATYEKPKLVLFSGSVKSACGNAQAAMGPFYCPRDRKVYIDLSFYRDLQNRYNAPGDFAQAYVIAHEIGHHVQNLMGISSKVQTLQRQVEPVQANQLSVRLELQADCFAGIWAHNAQKGKGQVSLEAGDIEEGLNAASAIGDDRLQEQSRGYVVPDSFTHGSSAQRVQWFKRGIQTGDLNQCNTFK; encoded by the coding sequence ATGAAGTGGGAGTTCGGTCGTAGAAGTGAGAATGTAGAAGACCAGCGCGGTAGTAGAGGCGTGTCTGGTCCGGTGGTGGGTGGTGGGATTGGGGCGATCGTTCTGGCAGTCATTGTGACACTTTTGGGGGGGGACCCCAATGTGATCTTTGAGCAGGGTGCGCCACCAAGTCAGGCTCCGTCTACCAATGCACCCCAAAGCAGCAGCCCTCCAGCAAACGACAAAATGAAGGAATTTGTTTCCGTTGTGCTTGCCGACACGGAAGACACCTGGAGTGATTTGTTTCGACGCATGGGCGCAACCTACGAGAAGCCAAAACTGGTGCTGTTTTCGGGTAGTGTTAAGTCTGCCTGTGGCAATGCCCAGGCGGCAATGGGGCCGTTCTATTGTCCCCGCGATCGCAAAGTATATATTGACCTGAGTTTCTATCGGGATTTGCAAAATCGGTATAACGCACCGGGGGATTTTGCCCAGGCTTATGTGATTGCCCATGAAATTGGGCACCATGTTCAAAACCTGATGGGCATCTCCAGCAAAGTTCAAACCTTACAACGGCAGGTTGAACCAGTCCAGGCAAACCAACTTTCCGTCAGGCTAGAGTTGCAGGCAGATTGTTTTGCGGGAATTTGGGCACATAATGCTCAGAAAGGAAAAGGACAGGTCAGCCTTGAGGCGGGAGATATTGAAGAGGGGCTTAACGCTGCCAGTGCCATTGGCGACGATCGCCTCCAGGAACAATCCAGAGGGTACGTCGTTCCCGACTCCTTTACCCACGGGAGTTCTGCCCAACGAGTGCAGTGGTTCAAGCGTGGTATTCAAACAGGTGACTTAAATCAGTGCAATACATTTAAGTAG
- a CDS encoding cryptochrome/photolyase family protein, with protein sequence MAIGVWVLGDQLWVEQAALHSCAAQLQQTPVILIESLHHVQSFPYHLQKLVLVWSAMRHFAEELRQAGWQVTYRQTEDFQTPLVEWIETQQITELRIMAPNDRPFLGLIQSLQLPCQVTLVPNNHFLWSEDEFHQWAKSRKRLLMEDFYREGRRRFQVLMADGQPVGGRWNFDKENRKPPKGKLKTPKALWFEPDQVTQDIIDGLKQSQHFHRHRQYWQLEPFPWAVTRQQALEVLEFFIQTRLSGFGPYQDAMVTGEFTLWHAMLSPYLNLGLLQPLEVIQSAEQAYWENQDTWDLSGVEGFIRQVLGWREYMRGVYNHMDGTYPQRNWFNHTHSLPDFFWTGETQMNCLHQVLTQVKNMGYAHHIQRLMVLSNFSLIAGISPQEVETWFHAAFIDGYDWVMQTNVIGMGQFADGGVLASKPYASSANYVNRMSDYCGKCVYNPKERTGEKACPFNFFYWDFLARHRDKLAAQGRMSFILKNLDKIPSEELETMREMATEWWERGEAVGTRD encoded by the coding sequence ATGGCGATCGGGGTTTGGGTTTTAGGCGATCAACTCTGGGTAGAACAGGCAGCCCTCCATAGTTGTGCGGCTCAGTTGCAACAGACCCCCGTGATCTTGATTGAGTCACTGCATCACGTCCAATCATTCCCCTATCATCTACAAAAGCTGGTGCTGGTTTGGTCAGCAATGCGGCACTTCGCAGAGGAATTGCGCCAGGCAGGTTGGCAGGTCACCTATCGCCAAACAGAGGATTTTCAAACTCCATTGGTTGAGTGGATTGAAACCCAACAGATTACAGAACTGCGGATCATGGCTCCCAACGATCGTCCCTTCCTGGGGCTGATCCAATCGCTTCAACTCCCCTGTCAGGTTACCCTGGTTCCGAATAACCACTTTCTCTGGAGCGAAGATGAGTTTCATCAATGGGCAAAGTCCCGTAAACGCTTGCTGATGGAAGATTTCTATCGGGAAGGACGGCGGCGTTTTCAGGTATTGATGGCAGACGGTCAACCCGTCGGTGGACGCTGGAATTTTGACAAAGAAAACCGCAAGCCACCCAAAGGAAAGCTGAAAACACCTAAAGCACTCTGGTTTGAGCCTGATCAAGTGACCCAGGACATCATTGACGGGCTGAAACAAAGTCAGCATTTCCATCGCCATCGCCAGTACTGGCAGTTGGAACCCTTCCCTTGGGCAGTCACCCGCCAGCAAGCACTAGAAGTGCTGGAATTTTTTATTCAAACGCGCCTATCGGGTTTTGGTCCTTATCAGGATGCCATGGTGACTGGAGAATTTACCCTGTGGCATGCCATGCTTTCTCCTTACCTGAACCTGGGGTTACTCCAGCCGTTAGAAGTGATCCAGTCGGCAGAGCAAGCTTACTGGGAGAACCAGGATACCTGGGACTTGAGCGGTGTAGAAGGGTTTATCCGCCAGGTGCTGGGCTGGCGAGAATACATGCGTGGCGTTTACAACCACATGGATGGAACCTACCCGCAGCGCAACTGGTTCAACCACACCCATTCCCTCCCCGACTTCTTCTGGACTGGGGAAACCCAGATGAACTGTCTGCATCAGGTTCTGACCCAGGTTAAGAACATGGGCTATGCCCATCACATTCAACGCTTAATGGTGCTGAGCAACTTTTCACTGATTGCAGGAATTTCTCCCCAGGAAGTGGAAACCTGGTTCCATGCTGCCTTTATTGATGGCTATGACTGGGTGATGCAAACCAATGTGATTGGCATGGGACAATTTGCCGACGGTGGGGTGCTGGCATCAAAACCCTATGCCTCCTCTGCCAATTACGTGAATCGAATGAGCGATTACTGCGGCAAATGTGTTTACAATCCAAAAGAGCGCACTGGCGAAAAAGCCTGCCCTTTCAACTTCTTTTACTGGGACTTTCTTGCCCGCCATCGGGACAAGCTTGCTGCTCAAGGACGGATGAGTTTCATTCTCAAGAACCTGGATAAGATCCCAAGTGAAGAACTTGAAACAATGCGGGAGATGGCAACGGAATGGTGGGAGCGGGGTGAGGCAGTAGGTACGCGAGATTGA
- a CDS encoding endonuclease/exonuclease/phosphatase family protein: protein MSTKLRIATFNLENLDDKPGEQPSLKTRIAVMRPQLIRLNADILCLQEVNGQETSGQRQLLALDKLLETTPYQEYHRATTKTEGGQVYDERNLVILSRFEISEFKQYKHQFAPPLMYRQITAQPAETKAKELTWERPILHAKINLLGNQVLDVINVHLKSKLPTTIAGQKVNDFTWKTASGWAEGSFISAMKRVGQALETRLLIDQLLDANEDALIVICGDFNAEADEVPIEAIRGDVENTGNSQLAKRVMVACERTIPASARFSLLHQGKGTMLDHVLISRSLLTYYQGIEIHNELLHDESLAFATDKLYPESDHAPVIVEFALPDAT, encoded by the coding sequence ATGTCAACCAAATTACGGATTGCAACGTTTAATCTGGAAAACTTAGATGACAAACCAGGGGAACAACCATCCCTGAAGACCCGGATTGCGGTAATGCGACCTCAGTTAATCCGATTAAATGCGGATATTCTTTGTTTACAGGAAGTGAATGGGCAGGAAACCTCAGGACAACGCCAGCTTCTAGCTCTGGACAAACTTCTAGAAACCACTCCCTATCAGGAATATCATCGAGCAACAACGAAGACGGAGGGAGGACAGGTTTATGATGAACGAAATTTGGTCATTCTCAGTCGGTTTGAAATTAGTGAATTTAAACAATACAAGCATCAGTTTGCACCTCCTTTGATGTATCGGCAAATAACTGCACAACCTGCTGAAACGAAAGCAAAAGAACTGACCTGGGAACGTCCGATTCTACACGCAAAAATCAATCTGCTAGGGAATCAAGTTTTAGATGTCATTAACGTTCATCTCAAATCCAAACTACCGACTACGATCGCCGGTCAAAAAGTCAATGATTTCACCTGGAAGACCGCATCGGGGTGGGCAGAAGGTTCCTTTATTTCTGCCATGAAGCGGGTTGGGCAAGCTTTAGAAACACGCCTTCTGATTGATCAATTATTGGATGCAAATGAAGATGCCCTGATTGTGATTTGTGGCGATTTTAATGCTGAAGCCGATGAAGTTCCGATCGAAGCCATTCGGGGGGATGTGGAAAACACAGGTAATAGTCAACTCGCGAAACGGGTGATGGTTGCCTGCGAACGAACAATTCCCGCATCGGCACGGTTCTCCCTCCTCCACCAAGGCAAGGGAACAATGTTAGACCATGTTTTGATTTCCCGATCGCTCCTAACCTACTATCAGGGCATAGAAATTCATAACGAACTCTTGCATGATGAGTCCCTTGCCTTCGCAACGGACAAGCTTTATCCAGAGTCTGATCACGCTCCTGTGATTGTAGAATTTGCCCTGCCGGATGCAACTTAA
- a CDS encoding CHAT domain-containing protein, with translation MSWLKRKLFRFILLVALGIVLSGFGCIVEGNLSQWAVAQSVASGQLVEQGLRSYQAGKFPEAIALWEQALSQVTQPKERAILHSNLGQAYRQVGKFSEAVAQWEQAIQIYQSDRDATGQKALAQLLTEQAQAYSDLGQHKSAIDRLQRAIQLARKSQDISTETAAQGALGNAYWSLGTYDDALTAHQGSLTLACKLNHSPYITTALNNLGNVFASRSERYRFQAAAANLEGDSLSEEKLTRQANRDSRIALAAYQRSAEVSQTIGGLAEARALLNLNRLLEKTPVDAIAPLPELACPTLNFPALLAVADKPGASTNPTMTGDRQVVIDRNRNQILALLEAEPDSQEKAYSLINLANSLMQKDKGLRLKDEKGNSSPIPHPSSLLEKALAVAKNVGDARAESFALGTLGEMYESRQQYDQAMKLTRQAQFVAQQTGSADSLYRWQWQIGRILKATGQTSQAIAAYQQAIVTLQSIRGDIIIANKDLQFDFRDAVEPVYRQLIGLLLKEQESGVRSQEPEVRSQKSAGKGQKAEEDTGIRGHGDAGTGGRGDTETSIQNSKFKIQNLALKTQNSSNTQHSALSTQHLDSTQNSKLKTQNSLPPPSSSSSNVSRVLDILELLKLAELQNFFGDDCVQIARDTARAEQSLAKTDGNRESAYGLIDSKAAVIYTVVLEDSSYAILRLPDGTLKKYPVLVSADNAGAGTKQVAANTRVSIGSGQLQVKIDALRILLEKRSTEEYLTEAREMYDALIRPMEADLKAANPATLVFINDGVLRKVPMAALHDGQQFLIEKYPIATTPSLSLTTRRPFERNNTKALILGLTLEQAPFAALPNVGAEVEGVQKILGGTELVDQAFTLESMQQRLAKTRYPIIHMATHGKFGADAASTFLLSYRNRITINQLDELLRTRRSQQPVELLTLSACQTAAGDNRSALGIAGIAVRAGVKSALATLWFINDQATVPLIKEFYTQLLQPNTTKAQALRQAQLKLIGDREYNHPAVWSPFILIGNWL, from the coding sequence ATGTCCTGGCTAAAACGAAAGTTGTTCCGGTTTATTTTGTTGGTGGCACTGGGGATTGTACTGAGTGGGTTTGGTTGCATCGTTGAGGGCAATCTATCCCAATGGGCGGTGGCTCAGTCTGTAGCATCGGGGCAATTGGTCGAGCAAGGTTTGCGGAGCTATCAGGCAGGTAAATTTCCTGAGGCGATCGCCCTTTGGGAGCAAGCGTTATCCCAGGTTACCCAACCCAAGGAGCGGGCAATCCTGCATAGCAATTTGGGGCAGGCCTATCGTCAGGTTGGCAAATTTAGTGAGGCGGTTGCCCAATGGGAGCAGGCAATTCAGATTTACCAGTCCGATCGGGATGCTACTGGCCAGAAGGCACTTGCCCAATTACTGACGGAACAGGCACAGGCATACAGCGATTTGGGACAGCACAAATCTGCGATCGATCGCTTGCAGAGGGCGATTCAACTGGCGCGGAAGAGTCAGGATATTTCAACCGAAACCGCTGCTCAGGGTGCCCTGGGCAACGCCTACTGGTCACTGGGTACCTATGATGACGCCCTCACTGCCCATCAGGGAAGCCTCACCCTTGCCTGTAAACTCAACCATTCTCCCTACATCACCACCGCGTTAAACAATCTGGGTAATGTCTTTGCCAGCCGCTCCGAGCGCTATCGGTTTCAGGCGGCAGCGGCAAACCTAGAAGGCGATAGCCTGAGTGAAGAAAAACTGACCCGACAGGCAAACCGGGATAGCCGCATTGCCCTGGCAGCTTACCAGCGCAGTGCTGAGGTGAGCCAAACAATTGGTGGACTGGCTGAAGCCAGAGCCTTACTCAACCTGAACCGTTTGCTGGAAAAGACACCTGTTGATGCGATCGCCCCCCTGCCAGAACTGGCATGCCCAACCCTGAATTTCCCAGCTCTCCTTGCTGTTGCTGACAAGCCTGGCGCATCGACCAACCCAACCATGACCGGCGATCGTCAGGTGGTGATAGATCGTAACCGCAACCAAATCCTGGCGTTGCTAGAAGCAGAACCCGACTCCCAGGAAAAAGCGTATAGCTTAATTAACCTGGCAAATAGCTTAATGCAGAAGGATAAAGGATTAAGGCTAAAGGATGAAAAGGGGAATTCATCCCCTATCCCCCATCCCTCATCCCTTTTAGAAAAAGCGCTGGCTGTTGCCAAAAATGTGGGGGATGCTCGCGCCGAATCCTTTGCGCTGGGGACTTTGGGAGAAATGTATGAGTCTCGTCAGCAGTATGACCAGGCAATGAAACTGACTCGACAGGCTCAATTTGTGGCACAACAGACAGGGTCAGCGGACAGCCTTTACCGCTGGCAGTGGCAGATTGGACGCATTCTCAAAGCAACTGGACAAACCAGTCAGGCGATCGCTGCCTACCAGCAAGCGATCGTCACCCTGCAAAGTATCCGTGGCGACATCATTATTGCGAATAAGGATTTGCAATTTGACTTCCGCGATGCCGTTGAGCCAGTTTATCGGCAGTTGATTGGATTGTTGCTGAAAGAGCAGGAGTCGGGAGTCAGAAGTCAGGAGCCAGAAGTCAGGAGCCAGAAGTCAGCGGGCAAAGGGCAGAAGGCAGAAGAGGACACGGGGATACGGGGACACGGGGATGCGGGGACGGGGGGACGGGGAGATACAGAGACTTCAATTCAAAATTCAAAATTCAAAATTCAAAATTTAGCACTCAAAACTCAAAACTCTTCTAACACTCAGCACTCAGCACTCAGCACTCAGCACTTAGATTCAACTCAAAACTCAAAACTCAAAACTCAAAACTCTCTCCCCCCTCCCTCTTCATCTTCCTCCAATGTCAGCCGAGTCCTGGATATTCTCGAATTGCTAAAACTGGCGGAGTTGCAGAACTTCTTTGGGGATGATTGCGTTCAGATTGCCAGGGATACGGCAAGGGCAGAACAGTCTCTTGCTAAAACTGATGGGAATCGGGAATCTGCTTACGGGTTGATTGATTCCAAAGCCGCCGTTATTTATACCGTGGTGCTGGAGGATAGCAGTTATGCAATTTTGCGTCTGCCAGATGGGACGTTGAAGAAATATCCGGTTTTGGTTAGCGCTGACAATGCCGGGGCAGGTACGAAGCAAGTTGCAGCCAATACACGGGTGTCGATCGGCAGTGGGCAGTTGCAGGTCAAAATCGATGCATTGCGGATTCTATTGGAGAAGCGCTCAACTGAAGAATATTTGACTGAAGCCCGCGAAATGTATGATGCGCTGATTCGCCCGATGGAGGCAGATCTGAAAGCAGCCAATCCGGCAACGCTGGTTTTTATTAACGATGGGGTGTTGCGAAAAGTTCCGATGGCAGCATTGCATGATGGGCAGCAATTTTTGATTGAAAAATACCCGATCGCCACCACTCCCAGCCTCAGCCTGACTACCCGTCGCCCCTTTGAACGGAACAACACCAAAGCTTTAATTCTAGGATTAACCCTGGAACAGGCTCCCTTTGCTGCCCTTCCAAACGTGGGTGCCGAGGTGGAGGGGGTGCAAAAAATCCTGGGTGGTACGGAACTGGTCGATCAGGCGTTTACCCTGGAGAGCATGCAACAGCGATTGGCAAAAACCCGTTATCCAATCATCCACATGGCAACCCACGGCAAGTTTGGTGCCGATGCTGCCAGTACCTTTCTGCTGTCTTATCGGAACCGAATTACCATCAATCAGTTGGACGAATTGTTGCGAACGCGCCGGAGCCAGCAACCTGTAGAACTTCTCACCCTGAGCGCCTGTCAGACCGCAGCGGGAGATAACCGTTCTGCCCTGGGGATTGCTGGAATTGCGGTGCGGGCAGGGGTGAAAAGTGCCCTCGCAACCCTGTGGTTTATTAATGATCAGGCAACGGTTCCCTTGATCAAAGAGTTCTACACCCAATTGCTGCAACCCAATACAACAAAAGCTCAGGCATTAAGGCAGGCACAACTCAAATTAATTGGCGATCGAGAATACAATCATCCCGCAGTCTGGTCTCCATTTATCTTGATTGGTAACTGGCTGTAG
- a CDS encoding ShlB/FhaC/HecB family hemolysin secretion/activation protein, translated as MKPPFLAVCLSLVGLTVAPVAIATVPVNSANSQISSEWLAQTPAQPTIPAPLPGAVEEQPLIPPRPDIQPLPATPPTPPPSPQLETPPVIPPPVTPVPAATIRVQRVEVLGSTVFSAQQLSRLVQPFENRDLTFEQLLEIRTAVTKLYTDRGYTTSGAFLPPQDELAQGVVKIQVVEGELEQIEIQGLRRVRQNYVRKRIARHAKPPLSIRNLETALQLLQLDPLFTSVRAELRAGTRPGRSVLTVTLKEAPALHGGIVVENRESPSVGKVGGTAFLTHGNLLGFGDRFSFEYELTEGIKRYDFNYNFPINPQDGALNLRYTRNDSRIVEEPFSVLDITSDSETFSFGFRQPLQRTPTDEFALGLTLDVRRSQTFLLDRIPFSFSLGPENGKSRVTVLRFSQDWISRSPSRVLAARSQFSVGLPIFDATRNDTGTDGRFFSWVGQFQWVQSLGSDIIAIARVAAQLSPNSLLPLEQFSIGGIDTVRGYRQNQRVGDNGIAGSLELRIPILRDPDNFGVVQLAPFFDIGTNLE; from the coding sequence ATGAAGCCCCCATTTTTGGCCGTGTGTTTAAGTCTTGTTGGTCTGACTGTAGCCCCAGTCGCGATCGCCACCGTTCCTGTAAACTCTGCCAATTCCCAAATTTCATCCGAATGGCTTGCCCAAACGCCTGCCCAACCCACCATTCCGGCTCCACTGCCAGGTGCAGTTGAAGAGCAACCTTTAATTCCGCCCCGTCCCGACATCCAGCCTTTACCAGCGACACCTCCCACGCCTCCCCCTTCCCCCCAGCTAGAAACTCCACCTGTGATTCCGCCCCCTGTGACTCCCGTTCCGGCGGCCACCATTCGCGTGCAGCGGGTTGAAGTGCTGGGCAGCACTGTGTTTTCTGCCCAACAACTGTCCAGGTTGGTCCAACCCTTTGAGAACCGCGATCTGACCTTTGAGCAACTCCTGGAAATTCGGACTGCGGTAACCAAACTTTATACCGATCGGGGTTACACCACCTCCGGTGCGTTTCTACCGCCCCAGGATGAATTGGCACAGGGCGTGGTCAAAATTCAAGTGGTAGAGGGGGAACTGGAGCAAATTGAGATCCAGGGCTTGCGGCGAGTCCGGCAAAACTATGTCCGCAAACGCATTGCCCGCCACGCCAAACCACCCCTCAGCATCCGTAATCTGGAAACAGCTTTGCAACTGCTTCAGCTTGATCCGCTTTTTACGTCGGTGCGGGCAGAGCTAAGGGCAGGCACCCGACCGGGACGCAGCGTTTTGACCGTAACTTTGAAAGAAGCTCCAGCCCTGCATGGCGGCATCGTGGTTGAAAATCGGGAGTCACCCAGTGTGGGCAAGGTGGGTGGAACAGCATTTTTGACCCACGGAAATTTGCTCGGATTTGGCGATCGCTTCAGCTTTGAGTATGAACTGACAGAAGGCATCAAACGATACGACTTTAACTACAACTTTCCAATCAACCCGCAGGATGGTGCCCTTAATCTGCGCTACACCCGCAACGACAGCAGAATTGTGGAAGAACCCTTCTCTGTGCTGGATATCACCAGTGACAGCGAGACGTTCTCGTTTGGATTCCGCCAACCTCTTCAGCGCACTCCCACCGACGAATTTGCCCTGGGACTGACGCTGGATGTACGCCGCAGTCAAACCTTTTTACTAGACAGAATTCCCTTTTCCTTTTCCCTTGGGCCTGAAAATGGCAAGTCCAGGGTGACTGTGTTGCGGTTCAGCCAGGACTGGATTAGCCGCTCTCCGAGTCGAGTATTAGCAGCCCGATCGCAATTTAGCGTTGGACTTCCCATTTTTGATGCCACCCGCAACGATACCGGCACGGATGGCCGCTTTTTTAGCTGGGTTGGACAATTTCAATGGGTCCAATCCCTGGGCAGTGATATCATCGCGATCGCCCGCGTTGCCGCCCAACTCAGCCCCAACTCCCTGTTGCCACTGGAACAGTTCAGCATCGGCGGCATTGATACGGTGCGTGGCTACCGCCAGAATCAGCGCGTTGGGGACAACGGCATCGCAGGTTCCCTGGAACTTCGCATCCCCATCCTGCGCGACCCAGACAACTTTGGAGTCGTCCAACTGGCTCCATTTTTTGACATTGGCACCAATTTGGAATAG
- the cruF gene encoding gamma-carotene 1'-hydroxylase CruF, with protein MKVLVAVERICLTGHIISLVFGLAGLLLVLPNPAFIAALPPIGQTLFGWSMTGGGVVYILLGAVAVALYAYRTLGWRNWLGFMVPAMVLSLGSELLGTSTGFPFGHYRYLSGLGYKIAGLVPFTIPLSWFYLGFSAYVLARAGLEAKGLKGWMKQAGAIAIGALLLTAWDFVLDPAMSQTPYPFWEFQDPGQFFGMPYRNLLGWFGTGTLFMLVSAFFWRKATIQLTRQQLKLPLVIYLVNFAFGAIITINQLDTRFWVPTLISIGLGVVPAVLLWWTAKPTVSDAYPISHLAPIQ; from the coding sequence ATGAAGGTGTTGGTTGCTGTTGAGCGCATCTGCCTGACAGGGCACATTATTTCGCTGGTGTTTGGGTTGGCAGGGCTGTTGCTGGTATTGCCAAATCCAGCATTTATTGCAGCGTTGCCCCCGATCGGTCAAACTCTGTTTGGTTGGAGTATGACTGGGGGAGGAGTGGTTTATATCCTGTTAGGGGCGGTTGCGGTTGCCCTCTATGCGTATCGGACGCTGGGCTGGCGCAACTGGTTAGGATTTATGGTGCCTGCGATGGTGCTGTCTTTAGGCAGTGAACTTCTGGGAACCAGCACGGGTTTCCCATTTGGGCACTACCGTTACCTGAGTGGCTTAGGCTACAAAATTGCGGGTTTGGTGCCGTTTACCATCCCCCTATCCTGGTTTTATTTGGGGTTTTCTGCCTATGTCCTGGCACGGGCAGGATTGGAAGCAAAAGGGCTGAAGGGTTGGATGAAACAAGCGGGAGCGATCGCGATTGGTGCCTTGCTCCTCACCGCCTGGGACTTTGTTCTCGATCCAGCAATGAGCCAGACCCCCTATCCCTTTTGGGAGTTTCAAGATCCAGGACAATTCTTTGGCATGCCCTACCGCAATCTACTGGGGTGGTTTGGCACAGGCACGCTGTTTATGCTCGTATCCGCCTTCTTCTGGCGCAAAGCAACCATTCAACTGACCCGTCAGCAATTGAAACTACCGCTGGTGATTTACCTGGTCAATTTTGCCTTTGGAGCTATCATCACCATCAACCAATTGGACACGCGCTTCTGGGTGCCCACCCTGATTAGTATTGGGTTAGGGGTCGTTCCCGCTGTACTGCTGTGGTGGACTGCAAAACCAACGGTGTCGGATGCTTACCCGATCTCACACCTGGCACCCATCCAGTGA